TCTGCCGTACCACAGGGCTTTATACTCCAGCATCGATCTGAACCGCGCTCCATGAAACCTCCGATATGGCTTTAGCGAGGCAATGGTTTTTCAACATGTTTTTTACTCTAAGGTCCTCGATCACTATGGCTTGG
This window of the Dethiosulfovibrio salsuginis genome carries:
- a CDS encoding transposase — encoded protein: MVRFSSWMGRLNSYLHGKIADQRRDFLHKVSTEIIRENQAIVIEDLRVKNMLKNHCLAKAISEVSWSAVQIDAGV